In one window of Schistosoma haematobium chromosome 5, whole genome shotgun sequence DNA:
- a CDS encoding hypothetical protein (EggNog:ENOG41KOG0791~COG:T), producing MIFYRYFVNRLQYNGQTICDLYWPEKLNIPEYYKSNGFEISVTLLETNQSDCFIKRIFSISMSNNSNESHNVTQIHFKEWENFSVPTITDMDKLVKEYEQNYQSLVNHQSITVSIGPTVVHCSAGVGRTGTFISALIVRRHLRSGCQWISLPSIVLMLRLWRHCMVELTEQYLFLHEYFAYILNQERYC from the exons ATGATCTTTTACCGGTATTTTGTCAATAGGCTTCAATATAATGGTCAAACTATTTGTGATTTATACTGGCCGGAGAAATTAAACATTCCTGAGTATTATAAATCCAATGGTTTTGAAATCTCAGTTACACTACTTGAAACTAACCAGTCGGATTGTTTCATAAAAAGGATTTTCAGCATTTCAATG tcaaataattcaaatgaatcaCATAATGTAACTCAAATACACTTCAAAGAATGGGAAAATTTCAGTGTACCAACAATTACAGACATGGATAAACTTGTGAAAGAATATGAACAAAATTATCAATCTCTTGTTAATCATCAATCTATTACAGTCTCAATCGGACCAACTGTTGTACATTGCAG TGCTGGAGTTGGTCGAACTGGAACATTTATTAGTGCTCTTATTGTTCGCAGACATCTTCGATCTGGCTGTCAATGGATTAGTTTACCAAGTATTGTTTTAATGCTGAGACTCTGGCGCCACTGTATGGTTGAACTGACA GAACAATATCTATTTCTACATGAATATTTCGCATATATTTTGAATCAAGAAAGATATTGCTAA